A single region of the Pan troglodytes isolate AG18354 chromosome 22, NHGRI_mPanTro3-v2.0_pri, whole genome shotgun sequence genome encodes:
- the LOC101059045 gene encoding uncharacterized protein encoded by LINC01547: protein MGWDCRRTTVENPSPIRNCVNQEWPEGSSPGLTGGNTGLVRDLGPAHQDQSGTCEDPAGQETIAITNPSPSLAADLAGDALPGCLGAAAHQGPLLDRSSESTLSPQALELEHCHERGCCRGCASFSPFPAPRCPSERLGAHSSRWAIRGRSKINPPPWALACLPGGFPACLPAPKSSTDSAGSCFKGGREFSDPLDIPGAGAMG, encoded by the exons ATGGGGTGGGACTGCAGAAGGACCACAGTAGAGAATCCCTCACCAATAAGGAACTGTGTTAATCAG GAGTGGCCAGAAGGCTCCTCTCCAGGCCTCACAGGGGGAAACACTGGTCTAGTGAGAGACCTGGGTCCTGCCCATCAGGACCAAAGCGGCACGTGCGAGGATCCTGCAGGCCAAGAGACAATAGCGATTAcaaaccccagccccagccttgcAGCTGACCTTGCAGGTGACGCCCTGCCTGGGTGTCTCGGTGCAGCTGCACATCAGGGGCCTCTGCTGGACAGAAGCTCTGAGTCCACACTCAGCCCCCAGGCGCTGGAGCTG GAGCACTGCCACGAGAGGGGATGCTGCCGTGGCTGCGCCAGCTTCAGCCCTTTCCCTGCACCGAGATGTCCCAGTGAGCGGCTGGGTGCTCACAGTTCCCGTTGGGCCATCAGAGGAAGATCAAAGATCAACCCTCCCCCATGGGCTCTTGCCTGCCTGCCAGGTGGGTTTCCTGCCTGTCTCCCAGCCCCCAAGAGCTCCACGGACTCTGCCGGTAGCTGCTTTAAAGGAGGGAGGGAGTTTTCTGATCCTCTGGACATCCCTGGGGCTGGAGCTATGGGCTGA